A stretch of the Ostrea edulis chromosome 9, xbOstEdul1.1, whole genome shotgun sequence genome encodes the following:
- the LOC125659967 gene encoding ankyrin repeat domain-containing protein 34B-like, whose amino-acid sequence MDDISQSFVDTDGGKNNGYVRAPGYTCSLTMAHERETAKLFLAIANGKIRQIDRLLGKLDDINIRDGESKTPLMYAVCCTNDEVRTHVVRILLRHGADVNAQDENGQTALMFACMECERVDIVRLISRNKKCDYNIQDCDGFTAVMHAINSANLLALRMLVDLSTKQEVDLKLRNEHSLNALELAVKLQLSDFCKCLINEGNVKIGSVRDQKGLRVLLDRDTKANKTDTKFSMDIPTLQTERPGTPISNSFRRESTFDRDISQILDGGNNGGRLSTGSRMREPITPNSSRQQADWVETPRTLRRPLKPIGGRDNHVTANNYIPSLQPESPVFGHRTKLPSIPSGKRLYLVSNPRGTFENVQEIV is encoded by the exons ATGGATGATATAAGTCAGAGTTTCGTTGACACT GACGGGGGTAAAAACAATGGGTACGTGAGAGCCCCGGGATATACGTGTTCCCTCACCATGGCACACGAACGGGAAACTGCCAAACTCTTTCTTGCCATCGCCAATGGGAAAATTCGGCAAATAGACAGACTCTTGGGGAAGTTGGACGACATCAATATCAGAGATGGGGAGAGTAAAACGCCACTGATGTACGCAGTATGTTGCACCAATGACGAAGTACGCACACACGTAGTACGCATACTTTTACGACACGGTGCTGACGTTAACGCTCAAGATGAGAATGGTCAGACAGCTCTCATGTTTGCTTGCATGGAATGTGAAAGAGTTGATATTGTGCGACTGATATCAAGGAATAAGAAAtgtgattataatattcaaGATTGTGATGGTTTCACTGCAGTCATGCATGCAATTAATTCAGCCAATCTTTTGGCACTACGCATGCTTGTTGATCTTTCCACGAAGCAAGAGGTAGATCTAAAGCTTCGTAATGAACACAGTTTGAATGCTCTCGAATTGGCAGTCAAACTTCAATTGTCCGATTTCTGTAAGTGTTTGATAAATGAAGGAAACGTGAAAATCGGTTCTGTGCGCGATCAAAAAGGACTACGCGTACTACTAGACAGAGACACAAAAGCAAACAAAACTGATACCAAATTCTCAATGGACATTCCAACACTTCAAACTGAGAGACCAGGCACTCCCATATCAAACAGTTTTAGGAGGGAATCCACGTTTGATCGCGACATCAGCCAAATACTAGACGGAGGGAATAATGGCGGAAGACTGTCAACTGGTTCTAGAATGCGGGAACCGATCACGCCCAATTCCAGTAGACAACAGGCAGATTGGGTAGAGACCCCGCGTACGCTTCGTCGTCCACTGAAGCCCATAGGGGGGCGAGACAATCATGTGACCGCAAATAATTACATTCCCAGCTTACAACCGGAGTCCCCCGTGTTTGGACACAGGACGAAGCTTCCAAGCATCCCTAGTGGAAAGCGGCTCTATCTCGTGTCCAATCCGCGCGGAACGTTTGAAAATGTCCAAGAAATCGTTTAA